The Marivirga salinae DNA window TTCAAACCCACTTTCTCTACTCTTTGATTATATTTAATATCTGTTTGTGCCAAATTAGCAGCCAACATTTCAGGAATTGCTTTCATTCCATTTTTAGGAACAGCCGCATGTCCTTCACCAAACATTTTAAATACAAACTCCAGCATTCTTGAAGAAGTGTCCAATTTATTTTCCAAAAATATACCTCCAAAGAAAGGTTTGAAAAATTGTTTTATGATGGTTTCACTAAATCCCTTTTCTCTTAGAAAGTCTAAAGAAGTGGTTTCAGTTTTTGAAAAAATCATTTCTATCGACAATTTCTTTAATTCCCTATTCCATTGAAATATTTTCAATTTATCAGAAAAGCTCCCTACAGGTGAAAAGAGCATACTAAAAAGGGTTGTCGGCTGCCTCAACGGATCGGAAATTATGTAATTTCCATTTTGAGAATCAATAATTAGAGCTCCTGGAGTAAATTTCTTGAGGTTCAACTTCTCATAATCTAAATAATGCTGAGCTTCAGGGTATGCGGTTAATAAAACTTGAAATCCATGATCCAACAAGTACTCTCCCACTTTATCCGTTTTCACTCTACCTCCAATGCTATCAGACCCTTCTAAAATGGTAGGTTTAAAACCTGCTTTTTCTAATTCAATGGCTGCTGTTAGGCCGGCAATACCAGCCCCAATTATGATTACTTTCTCGTTTTGCATGAAATTGCCTATGATGCTATTATGACCTTTTGAAAATTTAATTCAAAGATGATTAATTAATTGATTTCTAGAAACGGAAAACGAAGATGTTTTGATTTTGGTTTATATATGAATGGCTTTTAAATAAGAAAAAAGGTCAACCCTCAGAGGATCTTTAAATTCTTGAACTTTCAGTTCTTGATTCTAGACTCTTGAACCTATTTCTTATCACTTGCAATCTTTTTTAATTTATCAGGACTGATTGGCTTACTAATAAAGCCTTTGATGTATGGGTTCTTATCTGCTTTATCCAAATCTACAGGATTAATCGATGAGGACGTTATATAAATTCTCATTTTATCAACTATGCTCAACTCTTGTAAAGCATCCATAAGTTCCCACCCATCCATCATGGGCATATTAATATCTAGGAATAAAATCTCTGGAATATCTTCCCTGTTAGCTGATTTCAAATATTCCAATACCTCTCTCCCATCTTCAAAATTATGGATGTGCTCTGCAAAGCCTTCATCTTGTATAATTTCTTTACTAACAATAAGAAAGAGCTCATCGTCATCAATAATGAATATATTCTTAAATATTGCCATCCTTCAAAAACACTTTAAAAGTTGATCCAATTCCTAATTTACTTACCACTTCAATTTTGCCACCCATAGACTCTATCTGATTTTTTGTCAAAAATAGCCCTAATCCGCGAGAATCTTTATGGTTATGAAAAGTTTTATACATGCCAAAAAGTTTTTCACCATATTTTTCTAAATCAATTCCCAAGCCATTGTCTTCAATTTCAATGATTACAATTCCATTAAATTTACGGGAACTAATGCGAACATAAGCATCATTCTTTTCAGGATCCTTATACTTTATAGCATTGTTTAATAAGTTTGTAATAATACTTTCTAGAAAAGCAGGAACTGCCTCAACATATACTGCTTTAGAAACCTCATTTAAAAACCAGATTTTTGATTCTTTGATGAAGTTTTCAAATGTATCAGAAAAAGCTGTTATCGCATCACTAAGATTAATTTTATGCATTTCATCCGCAGAAGAAACCACAGAAACTACATTATTGAGATGATGCAGGGTGTCATCCAGCTTATCGGAAGCTACATTGAGTAATTTCACATATTCATTTTCAGCTATTTCTGGATTTTTCTTATTAATCAAATACATCAGACCTTGAATGTTGGCAGAATGTGACCTAAGATTATGCGAAACGATATAGGTGAAATTTTTCAACCTTTCGTTTTGATCCTCAACTATTGCTAGATATTTCTTTAGAGCATTTTCTTGTTCCTTTCTTTTTGAAATATCAGTGATGTATCCATCTAATCGAGAAGGTTTACCATTTTTTTTAATTATAGTTCCTTTATTTAAAACCCATTTCAATCGGTCATCTTTAGAACGAATTCTATATTCTAATTCAAAACTTCCTTTTTCATCTAGGTCTTGGTAGGCCTTTTCAAGCAATTTTTTATCATTTTCATAAATTCTTTCTTCCCATCTATTACCAACATAATTTTCTAAATAATAGGATTGTGGAAAGCCTGTTATTTTTTCAATGGAAGGCGTGATATAAATCATTTTATATTCTGGAATTGAAACAGACCAAACAACATCATCCATTTCTTTCAAAATACTTTGCATTTGATTTTTGGTTTGGTCGAGTTGCTTCTGAGCTATAATTCTTTGCGTAATATCTAAAATTGTAATCACCACCTCATTTACCTTGCCGTTATCATAACTCATAGGCGAGCCTTGAAGTGATAAATATTTAACAGTGCCATTTTTCCAAACTAAACAAAGCTGTACATCTTTTACAACATCTTGGGTTTGATTCACTTTAACAAATGGTAATTCTTTGGAAGGAAAAGGCTTTCCATCCATAGTATAAAGATCCCAAATTGGGTCATTATAAGTTTTTTGCTCTATTTCATTTTTCTTTAGACCTAATATTTTTTCAGTGCCTTTACTTACAAAAATAATTTTCCCTGCATTATTTAGCACCATTAAATTAAGTGCATTTGTATTCAATATTTTGTTAAGAAATTTCCTTTCGATTTCTAAACGATTTTCAAGTTCCTTTCTTTCAGTAATCTCCATATGCATACCTGAAATACGTGAAGGATTTCCTTTAAAATCTCTTTCCACTACAGAACCCCTATCCAATATCCATATGTAATGTCCCTTTTTGTGTTTAGCCCTTAATTCTACATAAAAATCACTTTTCTTCGGGTCAGGAAAAACATTTTCCATAATGTCATTGAGCTTTTCCATATCTTCAGGATGGACTAACGAATGCCAATTATCAATGGAAACTTCAAAATCGTTTCTAGTGTAACCCAGCATTTCAAACCAACGATCATTGACTGTCATTTTACCAGAATTAGCATCCCAATCCCAATAGCCCAATTCACTTCCTTTCAATACAAATTGAAGCCTTTCTTCACTTTCTTTAAGCAAATCTTCCCTTTGTATTCTTTCTGTTATATCACTCTCTATAGCAATAAAGTTGGTAAGTTCCCCAGCTTCATTAAATACAGGATTGAAAGTAATGGATACCCAATATTTCTTACCTGATTTTGAATAGTTTAAGATCTCTTGAGTAAAAGGCTTTAATGTTTTTAAGCCAGCTCTGTTAGCTTTAATGTGTAATGGATTTGTTTCCTTACCATGCAAAAATTTACCTGGCTTACCACCTAAAACTTCCTCCAATTTATAGCCTGTTTTTTGTTCAAAAGCTGAATTCACATATTCAATTCTGCCTTTATCATCTGTAATTACTACCAAATTAGTGGTTTTTTCAGCCACTAGAGATAAGCGCTTAAGTTGGTTCTCTGTAGCAATTTGACTTGAAATATCTTTGGCTATTGCTACAAAATGATTACCTATAGATTCATTACGAATATATTGTACTAGAACCTCAACAGGAATTTCTTTTCCGTTTTTCGATAAATGTGTGGTTTTTAGTCTTAAATTAGAATTTTCTCCTTTCTCAAATGAAACTGCTAATTCCCTCATGCTTTCTTCCGTCAACTCAGGATTGATATCATAAGGGTGTAACTGCAAAAGTTCTTGTTCTGAATATCCTAAAGTTTTAATTGCTCCCTGATTTACATAGTTAAATTGCAGGCTATCTTTATCGTAAATAAAAATTGAATCTTTGATTTGATCTAATGTATTCTTTAAATTAGTTAAGTATTCTTGATTCTTTCTTTCTTGTGTAACATCCGTTTGAATGGAAATATATCTTTTTATTTCTCCATTATTACCATAAACAGGATCTACAAAACAAGAAACTATGTAAGGATTACCAGACTTAGTATAATTTAGTATTTCTTGGATAAAAGATTTTCCTGAATCTAATTTTCTTTTAAAAGAAATTTTATCTTCTTCATTTGTGTTTGGCCCATGTAAAAATTCACTTGGATTTTTACCGATAATATCTTCTGCCAGATAGCCAGACATTTTGTGAAATGAATTATTTGCAAATATTATTTTCCCATTTCTATCAGTAATTAACACTGGATACAATGTATTTTTTGGAACTAATGCTAAAGTGTCTAATTCATGTTCATGAATTTTTTTATCTGTTATATCTAAATGATATCCTATAAACCATTCTACTTCACCACTCTCCGTTCTAGATGCAATCTTCCCTGAAGCAGTAACCCAACGCCATGAACCATTTTTATGCTTAAATCTAATTTCAGTTTTATATTCATTAATTTCACCTGACAAATACTTTTTTGCAAGTTCCAAAGTAGATTCCCCATCATCTGGATGAGTCAAATTAATAAATGTTTCAACGGTAACAGGCTCTAGTTCTTTTAGGGTATACCCTGCAATATTAGCCCATTTTTCATTTACAATTAATTCATTTGTTTTAAGATTCCATTGCCAAATGGCAAAGTCTAATACATCAGAAACTTTTTCAATAGATCTATAAAAATCATTTTTGATTTCAAGGGATGCTAATATAAAATTACCCTCATTTTCATTAAGATTGAAAATAGAATAATGAATTGATACTTTTTCTCTCCTCAGTTCTAATTTAGTATGAAAAATTTCCTGCTGGAGTTCACCTTTATGCTTATTAAATTCTAATTCTGTAATTATAGCTTTTAAATATTCTCTGTTTTGATCATTGAGTTGATCAAGGTTTATTTCATCATTACTATTTATACAGAGTTTTCCAGCAAATTTCTTATCCAGAAATAATTGATTGTGTTGGCCTACTTTCCAAAAGCAATAGCCATCTACAGCATAATCATTGATTAAATTGAATAATAAATGACTTTCTTTTATACAGAAATATAGTTGCTGTTTTAACCCATCCATTTATTAATAACATATATAAGAATATTAAAATATTCTTGATTTTTTTTTGTACTTAAAGCATTAATTTAATCTTTTTTATTTAAATTATATCATGACTAAAGAGAATTAATATGAAAAATTCGATCAATCAAATGTTTTTGACGTTTGTATTTATTTTAACCTATAACTCTCTATTTGCTCAAGACAAACTAAGCAATAGATTAGAACAATCAACTCGCCATCATGAATGGGTGGAGATTTCTGCAGGAGATAAAACTTTAAAGGCTTTTGTTGTTTTTCCAGAAGTTTCGGAAAAAGCTAAAACCGTTATTGTGATTCATGAAAACAGAGGACTTACGGATTGGGTAAGAAGTTTTGCAGATCAATTAGCAGAGAAAGGATTCATTGCTTTAGCACCTGATATGCTTTCTGATTTTAGTGAAGAATATTCACAAACCTCAGATTTCCCTACTTCTGATGATGCCAGAAATGCTATTTATAATTTGGAGAGTAGTCTGGTAACTTCTTATCTAAATAATTCTTTCAATTACCTAAAAAACTTGCCTGCTGGAAATGGAGAAGTAGCAGTAGTGGGATTTTGTTGGGGCGGTTCACAATCATTCCGATATGCCACCAATAATCCAAATCTAAGTGAAGCCTTAGTT harbors:
- a CDS encoding PAS domain S-box protein; this encodes MDGLKQQLYFCIKESHLLFNLINDYAVDGYCFWKVGQHNQLFLDKKFAGKLCINSNDEINLDQLNDQNREYLKAIITELEFNKHKGELQQEIFHTKLELRREKVSIHYSIFNLNENEGNFILASLEIKNDFYRSIEKVSDVLDFAIWQWNLKTNELIVNEKWANIAGYTLKELEPVTVETFINLTHPDDGESTLELAKKYLSGEINEYKTEIRFKHKNGSWRWVTASGKIASRTESGEVEWFIGYHLDITDKKIHEHELDTLALVPKNTLYPVLITDRNGKIIFANNSFHKMSGYLAEDIIGKNPSEFLHGPNTNEEDKISFKRKLDSGKSFIQEILNYTKSGNPYIVSCFVDPVYGNNGEIKRYISIQTDVTQERKNQEYLTNLKNTLDQIKDSIFIYDKDSLQFNYVNQGAIKTLGYSEQELLQLHPYDINPELTEESMRELAVSFEKGENSNLRLKTTHLSKNGKEIPVEVLVQYIRNESIGNHFVAIAKDISSQIATENQLKRLSLVAEKTTNLVVITDDKGRIEYVNSAFEQKTGYKLEEVLGGKPGKFLHGKETNPLHIKANRAGLKTLKPFTQEILNYSKSGKKYWVSITFNPVFNEAGELTNFIAIESDITERIQREDLLKESEERLQFVLKGSELGYWDWDANSGKMTVNDRWFEMLGYTRNDFEVSIDNWHSLVHPEDMEKLNDIMENVFPDPKKSDFYVELRAKHKKGHYIWILDRGSVVERDFKGNPSRISGMHMEITERKELENRLEIERKFLNKILNTNALNLMVLNNAGKIIFVSKGTEKILGLKKNEIEQKTYNDPIWDLYTMDGKPFPSKELPFVKVNQTQDVVKDVQLCLVWKNGTVKYLSLQGSPMSYDNGKVNEVVITILDITQRIIAQKQLDQTKNQMQSILKEMDDVVWSVSIPEYKMIYITPSIEKITGFPQSYYLENYVGNRWEERIYENDKKLLEKAYQDLDEKGSFELEYRIRSKDDRLKWVLNKGTIIKKNGKPSRLDGYITDISKRKEQENALKKYLAIVEDQNERLKNFTYIVSHNLRSHSANIQGLMYLINKKNPEIAENEYVKLLNVASDKLDDTLHHLNNVVSVVSSADEMHKINLSDAITAFSDTFENFIKESKIWFLNEVSKAVYVEAVPAFLESIITNLLNNAIKYKDPEKNDAYVRISSRKFNGIVIIEIEDNGLGIDLEKYGEKLFGMYKTFHNHKDSRGLGLFLTKNQIESMGGKIEVVSKLGIGSTFKVFLKDGNI
- a CDS encoding response regulator, giving the protein MAIFKNIFIIDDDELFLIVSKEIIQDEGFAEHIHNFEDGREVLEYLKSANREDIPEILFLDINMPMMDGWELMDALQELSIVDKMRIYITSSSINPVDLDKADKNPYIKGFISKPISPDKLKKIASDKK
- a CDS encoding dienelactone hydrolase family protein — encoded protein: MKNSINQMFLTFVFILTYNSLFAQDKLSNRLEQSTRHHEWVEISAGDKTLKAFVVFPEVSEKAKTVIVIHENRGLTDWVRSFADQLAEKGFIALAPDMLSDFSEEYSQTSDFPTSDDARNAIYNLESSLVTSYLNNSFNYLKNLPAGNGEVAVVGFCWGGSQSFRYATNNPNLSEALVFYGTGPKEAVDYANIEAPVYGFYGGNDQRVNATIEASKEAMEEYQNIYDYEIYEGAGHAYMRSGDDPNGSEANIKARNESWERLIRILEK
- a CDS encoding NAD(P)/FAD-dependent oxidoreductase, with product MQNEKVIIIGAGIAGLTAAIELEKAGFKPTILEGSDSIGGRVKTDKVGEYLLDHGFQVLLTAYPEAQHYLDYEKLNLKKFTPGALIIDSQNGNYIISDPLRQPTTLFSMLFSPVGSFSDKLKIFQWNRELKKLSIEMIFSKTETTSLDFLREKGFSETIIKQFFKPFFGGIFLENKLDTSSRMLEFVFKMFGEGHAAVPKNGMKAIPEMLAANLAQTDIKYNQRVEKVGLKKVTLDNGDELDADVIIIATKPDELLPQLAGQFMEDQFVTNLNFSSDIDPIGKSLIALVPDEKYLINNISVMNNTSISYAPEGSYLLSVSVTQNYQENDKQLKQRILKELVEVFPELENATLEHLKTFYIDNALPQIDDFQNKMKPSQSKIQDGIYLAGDYLLNGSINAAMASGRYAAHAVFEDLKGKGFRN